DNA sequence from the Microcebus murinus isolate Inina chromosome 18, M.murinus_Inina_mat1.0, whole genome shotgun sequence genome:
GAGGTTTGTTTATGCTATGTATTAGATTTTTAGAGTCCCTGGTGTCATATCTGCTCATTTGGGAATTGGCCTCTGCTATGGTTCCCCGAAgttcatatgttggaaacttaTCTCCTATGCAACAGTTttgagaggtggggcctaataACAGgtgaattaatggattaatgtcattgtCTCAGAAAAGGTTAATAATCATGAAGGTAGGCTTATTATAAAAGCAAGTCCAGCCCACTCTTGCTCTCTGGCTCTCGCATACACTCTCttgccctctgccttctgccGTGAgatgacatagcaagaaggccctcgccaGATGCCAACACCTTAATGAGATTGGACTTCCCAGTCCCCAGAACCCTGAGCCAAATACAATTCTATTGTTtacaaattactcagtctcaggtattctgttacagcagcagaaaacagactaagacagcctCCCTTTACTTTTCATCACTGGCATATTGTTGGTGGAAAGCTGCTGACTATTATAGAACATGTGCAAACATTGGGAAACTTACCTTTCTCTTCCAGGGTGTTTAACTGATACTCTGTAgttctggttgttttttttttttaaaataaaaaaaaaaaaaaaagaaaaaacagaaaaatatgttatTGCCATTTTGAAAATGGAGTGCCTTGCTGACTTTTATGTTTCAAAGCAAAGTCTTTCTGTGTTTTaatactgttttctatttctctcccttTTATAATACTTGCTGTTGCAAACTTGAGTGTCTTGCTTTTTAACTTGAAATTTACACAGCTTCAAAATGGACTGGTTTCATGTATGCTAgaagtttttataattaaaataatgcaagTTTAAATCTCTTGTTATCTTGCTGATGTTCTTGGGTGTGATTTCTGAGAACAGTTGCTACTATCACATTGGTGTTCTCAAACTGGCTCCCACAGATCTCTGTGGCCTATTATTGAATTCACAAGCTCTCAATGACAATTTCCAACAGGTCGTGCTTTCAATTATATAGTAATCCTAAAAATTAATGTAAGCATAATCTGTATTATTTAGATAGCCATCTTCTAACTCAGTCCTACCACACGACCTCAAGGCTGTATTTGATATTTCGGGTGTGTGTGTACTTTTTagcttatttttgttattttattgttgttgttgttgctgatggtagtgtgtgtgtgtgtgtgtgtgtgtgtgtaattactTTTGGGTAACAAGTGACAGGGACATTGAAATGGGAGAGCATACAGACATTGGCATACATCCCTTAATGCTAAGAGCCTTACCTTACATCTTCTCCTTCCAGAAGGCGGCGGTAAGTAGCAATTTCCTGCTCAAGCCGGATCTTTAAGTCAAGAAGAATATTGTATTCAGTGTTCTGGCGTTCTGCGTCGTTCCGAATCTGCGTCAGTTGGGCCTCTAGAGAGCTCAGCAGAGCCTGGAGGTTGGCCAACTGGCCGCTAAAACGAGCGTTGGTCTCTTCCAGTGTGTGCTCCAAAGATTCTTTCTGTGAACACAAGAAAAAGAGGGAGTTTCTTATTTAAGGACTTGATTTAAGAGGtgggttaattttaattttttttaagaagactTTCTGCAGCCAGTCACTGTGGGGCTCATGTATATTTCTAGCTCTATCTGTTCTTGATATTTGCTTCCCTACCTTGTGAGGGGGTTATATCTCCAGCTCCTTCCTCAGGCTTGGCCATGTGATTTGCAGTGTTTCCGTAGTGGGGGACTAGACTTCCACAACCCATTGACACCAGGCTTGGGCATGTGACTCTCTTTGGCTAATGAAATGCAGGTGGACCTGACAAATGCCTTTTCTGAAGAGAAGCTTTAAGAGCTATCATGTGGTCCCGCCATTGCTCTTTCTTTCTGCCACAACACTGGCCTGTCTGATATAGGATCTAGTCCTTCCGCCTCCCCCTGGGAGTGGAAATGTCTGGGAGCACAGCTGCAGCCAACCCACGGGGGATGTGGAGTCACTGTGGGCCACTGCGACTTGAGGTTATCGTGACTGATTTGCTTGGCCTGGAACGTCTTTACTCCTATTCTTCAGCTTAAAAATtcatctcaaattttaaaatatagtttaaatgcCACCTTCCCTGTGAAATCTCCCaattctctttcctctgtctttGTGTAGTGCATTGCCCTTTCCTCGATTTCTCTCTGTCCTTTAACTGGACTCAGTTGTTTGACCCGTTTCCCTGCCAGCTCTGCAAGGgcaaagtttatttcttattggTTTTTGCATTTGCAGAGTTCCTAACACAGACACTTAGTAAACACACGCTGGGTTGAGACATGGAAGTTCAATGTGCCTTACCATGCTGAGATGGGACTGGAGCTCTATCTCTAGGCTCTGGGAGGTGCGTCTCAGCTCCGTCAGTTGAGTCTCTGTTTCTTTTAACACTTCGGTGTTCACTTTGACTTGTTGCTGTAGAGCTTTAGTCTAAaattccaaaaatgaaaaaaaaataaatgagtaataaaggaaagaaggaaggaaggaaagaaagaagaaagggggggagggagggaaggaaagaaggaagggagggagggaaagaaggaagggagggagggagggaggaagggaaagaaggaagggagggagggagggagggagggagggagagaaagaaggaagggagggagggagggagggagggaaaatgagatatcactttctAGAGGACGGCTTCTCCGTATTTGCTGACACTTTAGAATTATGCTATTACCTGATTCTCAAAGTGTTCTTTGGCATCCTGAATGTTCTTCTGGGCCATGACTTCGTACTTCTGCCTCATTTCATCCATGATGGTGCCGAGGTTCAGGCCGGGAGCAGCGTCCACCTCCACGTTGACAGTGTTGCCCAGGTGCCTGCGCAGGCTGTCGACTTCCTGCAGGAGTGAAAATCCGAATTGATTTTAGTCGTAAACACATTCTCAGATAAGGCTGGGCAGAAAGGACATAAGAAGTTTTCTGGCTTCCTTCATTGGGagtaagtaaaaaagaaagaaaataagaacctATGTAGGGCTTTCCTGTGGTCCGGGTTCTGCTCTAAGTCATTTATTTAACCTAAAGCAACTTTATGAAAAGAAGTTAGGGCTTGCGTCATTATTGCTGTCATCTTCGTCATCCCTCTCACCACCACcaactcttcttcctcctcctgttcCTCATTATCATCACAGCCACATTCCCAATTCCACGTCCGAGTGTTTCCTCACCTCCTCGTGCTCTTTCTTGAGGAGAGCCAGGTCTCGATTCAGATTCTCAATTTGAAGCTCCAAGTCTGTCTTGCGGAGGGTCAGATCATCAAAGACCTTGCTCAGGCCTTGGAGGTCGGCTTCCACGGTCAGGCGCATGCCCCTCTCGGTCTCATACCTGCGAAGTAATTAGTATGCAGAGATAACCGTCCTTCTGAAGAGATTACAGGAAAGAGAATCtaatgagatatatttttatgtggCAGATGAGGAGATATTTCAACACTTTAGAATGTCTTCCTTTATACATTCATGAAATGTGCATAAGAACCTAGAGTCAGATAATTTGTTTCATAATATCATCTCTGTGATTTGGAGTGACCGGCAAAAGACAATtggaaataactttaaaagtttctaaattctaggatgtatttaaaaagaaattttaaaaattgttttaattactgtgtTAGCAAAGGGTTATGATTTATATTACATAATGGTTAGTTTTACTTAACGAAATGTCCATGActgatctatttttatttgtaaacagaTACATCCAAAGTGAGCTATCCCAGTCATACATTCTCCTCTACAATCTTATATACACTCATTGTTCTAAAATAGcaaacttcaaaaaataataatacaatggGACACTCAGATGCTGACTTAGTAAAATTGGAATTAATGAATTTTACTGCTTTAATCTTCAGATCTGTTTTCCCATTTGCTTCTTTGTAATCCCTGGTAGCATTAAAATGCTATCCTTTTAACCACAGAGGACTTTTTGGTGTTTAATGCATTTGTAAGTTTAGGATGAGGAAGCCTTAATGTAGAAGCAGTTTATGAGTAACAGCGCTGATCAATTGTGGTGTTATGACTACAAAGAAAGCAAACACAATTCGAAGAGTATTAACCAAGATTGGTCCTGGTTCTTTGATTCGCCAGACCATACCATAAAACACAGGTGAACTAGAAAGCACCAGGAGTCAACACTGGAACTTGGGTCGTACACCTGTAATCGCTTGACTAATTGGAGAATCACTGAGTGTAGGCATAAGGCTCTCTTTAGATAACAGAAGGGCGCTTAGCCAGAAGGGGAATTATAAATCGCCTTGTTATTACTCCAAAGGGTAGAATTTGGTTCAGTAGATAAAAAGGTAGATGCCAGGTTACTGAAATAGAACATTTTAGCAACCAGAACTAACCAACCAGAACAGTGGTAGTTACTGAAGGTGTTCAGTTACGTGCAGGGTGATCAAATCTTAGGGTTGTCGGAGGGAGAAGTGCTGGGCTAGACCACACAGTTTCTAACAACTTTCCATTTTAAGATTCCCAAAATATTTAATGGTAGTTCCTTTACCAACACTAATATGGAAAGTTGAGTGTCATGAAGGACTACTAAAAAGAATCTTTTACAGAAAGTTTTGCCAGCTCTAAGAGAACCTACTTCAGTCTGAAGTCCTCAGCAGCCAGTTTAGCGTTGTCAATATGCAGGACACACCGTGCATTTTGCATCTGGGCATCCCTAATCTGGAAAATATGTGAGAAAGAGCGACACTTTTAACTGGATGGGAGTTTTTGCAAAGACTGAGTTTATCCTCAGATACAACCACTCTTATGTCAAAAATGATGTTCATTTCAAGCATTTCCACGTGAAAATAGACAGAATAATGACATGGTATTTAACATAATAGGGTTGTAAAATGCAACTCTAGACCCCACGGTTTGCTCTACTTTCTTGTGATTTTACAAAAGGAGAATTTAACTAAACTTGAGTcaacaaactatatatattttttttttttttttttttttgagacagagtctcgcttgttgcccaggctagaatgagtgccatggcgttagcctagctcacagcaacctcaaactcctgtgctcaagtaatccttctgcctcagcctcccgagtagctgggactacaggcatgcgccaccatgcccggctaattttatatatatttatattagttggccaattaatttctttctatttata
Encoded proteins:
- the KRT20 gene encoding keratin, type I cytoskeletal 20, giving the protein MSFVLESPKDFSRRSFHRSLSSSLQGSALGPSARGMLRLGAAPSVYGGAGGSGTRISTSRRTASYGSNLTGAGGGDLFVRNEKMTMQNLNDRLASYLETVRSLEQSNFRLEEQIKQWHETNAPSTGRDYSAYYNQIKELQDQIRDAQMQNARCVLHIDNAKLAAEDFRLKYETERGMRLTVEADLQGLSKVFDDLTLRKTDLELQIENLNRDLALLKKEHEEEVDSLRRHLGNTVNVEVDAAPGLNLGTIMDEMRQKYEVMAQKNIQDAKEHFENQTKALQQQVKVNTEVLKETETQLTELRRTSQSLEIELQSHLSMKESLEHTLEETNARFSGQLANLQALLSSLEAQLTQIRNDAERQNTEYNILLDLKIRLEQEIATYRRLLEGEDVRTTEYQLNTLEEKDIKKTRKIKTVVQEVVDGKVVSSEVKEVEEQL